From Quercus robur chromosome 8, dhQueRobu3.1, whole genome shotgun sequence:
GTATGCCTTTTTTGGGATAAGATCCTCTCATTTGATCCGAGATAGTCTAGGGACACTAGTGTTGTGCCACAACTTTTGTTGTAACTCAAACTCTGACATGGTAGAAGGTGAGTAACTGAGAAAAAGTGGCAGAATCCACTTGAAAGTGATTGTTCACCGCACATAGCCGACCATTTTAGTAATTTGCGGCAAAAAGTTTTGGTTGTAGAAGAATTGTTTAAACCTTCTAATTCCCTCCAATTTTAATTTAGACGCGCGGCACATggaatttatttgatttttatggtTTACATAGGCATTTTAAATGCCACTTGTCTTACACTTGTTTTAGTGTTCGTTGTACACGTTCTACGCTTAGTTAGTGAAATGATAGAGTTgcaaatgtattaaaaaaaaaaaaaaaaaaaaaggaaaaaaagaagaacgtAAATTATGTCTTCAACCTGATATTTAGGGGTGGTTTTGATAGCAAACCCTATAGTTTCAAAAGTAGCATTAAACCTTAAAGTTTACAACTGTTACAGATTAAACCTTACAGTTTCACTAGTTTTACATAGAATTTTGAACTTTTGGGTTTGATTAAGGGTTTAAATTGATATCATATTTTAAAAGTTCAAGGTTCAATTTCACACTATTAAAACTACAGTGtttaatttgtaagttttaaACTTCACGGTTTAATATTAAATGACCCCAAAAGTATAGGGTTTACGATGTAATTTTTTCccaaaagtaagtttttaggACTTGATTGATTGAAATAGGGTTGAATTTCTGTGAGGGCTAGCTCTAATGGTGAACCCTTGGTGTACCAAGTTTGAGGTCTAGTGTTTGAGTCGTCACTTACTTGATATAGGTGGCTTAAGGGTGGTTTCCTGTATCCTAGGTTTACTTCAGTGCCACTGCCACCAAAGGTGGGGTTGGAGGTTccatgttgtaaaaaatattatgcttTGATCAAGGAGAAAAAGGAGATGTAAAAGTTATAGAAGTGAAGGAATTGACAGACCTCGGATTTTAATCACCTGGATATGATTGTTAGTGGTGCAATGTTAACtcggtttctttttttttttttttttttttgggggtggggggtggaTTTAGCTGGAAAATTCAGAGTGTACTCTGTAATGCTTGTTTGATTATTGTTGAACATTTTGGTGTTGTCATTCTAAGGTTCCAAGAGGAAAGGTCAATCAAGTACCAATGAGTTCCTGTTTAAATGATACTTCCTCCTTCCATTAGAATTTTATAGGTATTCAAAAtcttgtgtgtgtgagagacttaccagttaaaaaaaaaaaaaaaaaaaaaaaaaaaaaaagaagggaaaggcCGAGTGGCTGGTTGTTATGTACTGTTGCCTCATGGGTGGGGCTTATACACTAACCTTcataagttaatttttttggttattttatattACCTAGACTTTTTGCCACAGGGCATAATGCCCCatcttatatatattatatatgttcttgggttgaatataatattttggtGAAGTGAGAGTTCCTTTTGGAGGGGAAACATTTTTGTAGTGCTCTCTCTTTTCAACTGCAATTTTGCTGAGTGATGGgggccaagagccttgtagatCAACTGGCACCTTATGATGTTTCCAATGGAgacatctagggttcaaatcctcccACCCCCATTGaaactataaaattttgttGAGTGATGGGTTTAGCTGCTTGTTTGCATTGACATTATAATTTTTAGCAACACACACTTTCCCATTTGCAGGATGTGGTATAGTTTGCAACAGTTTCAATCTCAGAGAGACTACTTAGAGCATTCTTGCCTCAGTGTGTCGTTTTTTAGGTTCTTGTCTTTGCCTTCTCCCACTGATGTATTTATGACAACCTTATGGGCACAAAAGTCTATTTGAGAtttgattttaatattttttgtttccagaTTTACAAGATGGTACCAAACCAGTAGTTGCTGGCGGCTATAGTGCTGTTGCCTTTTCATATGGGAACACTGATGAAGCAATCGAGCAAAAGAATAATGATGCTGAGTCTGGTTTTCGTCCACCCTTCCAAGTACCGGAGAGCTTACTTCAAAACCTAGTAAGTAACCTGCCCCTGTATATACCATTCACCTTTTACTTTCTTAGTATTATCTGAATAttgttgtgttttcttttttttggataattgaACAGTCTGGCCAAATGATAAATGACTAAGGTGCATATGTTATTCTAAGGCTTACCATGTCTAAGTTTCAGATGCTCGGAGCAGGGATGGACttcttgtgagttgtgacccAAGGTTGCCATCACGGGCACCTTGTTTCCTTTTGATGTCATGACAAATGGGCCGTGCAGGTGGGATTAGGATGATAGAAAATTGTTACTCTGTCAGGAATCTTTAGTACTCAACAGCAAGTTGGATGAGGCATATCTACATGGAGTTCTGTTTCTTGCTCGTTATGGTtatccatatatatacatatagatatatatCAGATTTAATGCGCTAATCTTGGGctataagaattatattttttcGGACACTTTGCTATGAAAAATTCACATATTGAAAGCgaaactttttatttgttttgtctGTGTTTCCAGCCACCAACAGAGAAGGTTCATCAGATCATTGCAAGAACTGCTATGTTTGTTAGCAAACATGGTGGTCAGTCAGAAATTGTTTTGAGGGTCAAACAGGGGGACAACCCTACATTTGGGTTCTTGATGCCAGATCATCATCTCCATGCCTACTTTCGGTTTCTTGTTGATCACCAAGAACTTCTCAAGCCTGACAGTGGTGACAAATCTCTAGTAGAAAAGAATAACGCTGGTCTCGATCAGGCTGGTAGTGCTTTGTCTATCCTTGGTTCTGTATATGGGTCTGGAGAGGATGAGGATGGTGCAACTGAGGAAATTCCCGAATATAAAAGAAATGATTTAGAGGAAGCCGTCAATGCTGGTAATGTTACTGTTTCTCATGGATCAGTGCAGGCAGTCTCTTCTGTAAATGTAGCTGGGAAAGATGTGGCAATTGCCAAGGGTTCAGTTATGAGTTTGAAAGAAAAAGCTCCTATAATAAAACGGAATCGTTCCATCAGTACAGTTATGGTTGGAACTAGAAGTGGGGTCAGAAAAGAAGCTGATGCCTTGGGCTCACTTTGCACTGCTGGGGACAAATCACAGGCTTCTTTGCTTAGCACGCCCAAGGTTGAACAACCCATTGTGGAGCCTCCATCTGATTTAAAGAGAGTGGTTGACAAGATAGTCGAGTTCATCCTGAAAAATGGTAAACAATTTGAAGCTGTTCTTGTGGAACAGGATCAAAAACATGGAAGATTTCCGTTCCTTCTGTCATCCAATCAATATCACCCTTATTATTTAAAAGCTCTTGAGAAAGCTAAAGAGGTACGATTATCTGTTCCTTGTGCTCTACTAATTTTAGGCTGTTTCCATGAATCCATGAGATTCTTGTTGATAAAATGAAGTTTATGGGTTGCCATTTGCAAGAATATAGAAAAGGAAGAATGTGGTATAAGCATAATTTGTACAATTGCTGCTtgataaatatgttttttctgTCTATTTGGTGCCAAAATCTGGTTTCATGTCAAACTGCGTCTATAAATCATATTATTATGTTGCCTTTTAATGTTTTTCAGTGTGCATTGAGCGTACCATGTAAGTACTTTTGATTAATGAGTGAATATGTTTGGCACCAACTTATTTGGCATTTTGTTGAAAGTTGGTTAAAGTATGGTTGTACCTAGAAAAAGTGAGGCTTTCAAAAGCTGTACATAAGCAAATAAGCTTAAAAGCTAAATGGAAAATCCAGTGACAAAAGGATACATCTTAATAGTTGAGGCGAGCACCTATATTTAATTCTATCTGTTTTAATTTGACTTCAAATGCCAATATCATTGTCCTAAAGTTTTGTGGTTTGTTGTAATGGCCAATGACCTGCTCAAATGGAATCTCTTCCCCTTGTGAGAGCAAGGTGGATTGGTGGAGCGTGAGGTCATGGATTCAGGAGCCACTGCATCCTTATGTAattacaaacaaaaaagttatgAAGTTTTTGTAACCTTGATGTTGTTAATCATATTGAATTTTGTTGTACTTATCTcaatgtattttgttttgttggagAAATATTATGTACAGAACAAATTCCATGGGTTCTTCTTTGACCTCAAATTTAGTTGACCTATAAAATTCgtgaaaatcaaatcaaaatggGTTTGAGTCTGttgtttttgataaatattttcaagttaGAAGCTCTCAGCTACCATAATATATCTGACTGTTTTTGCTAACTGATATCTTTTGTCGGTCCTTTCTTTACAGTTGAAATTACCTGGCAAGGGCTCTGATTCAATGGGGCATCAGGTGGAGAAGAAAACTGCTGTACCAAAAGAAGGTGATACTCTGTCCAGAGGATCTGCTGATCTTGATATACCATATAGTTATGACAGGAAAGAGAAGTTTAAGATGTTTATTGGCAAATCAAAGAAGGATGGGCAGGATCCTCCTTCCAAAGCCACTGAGCCACAAATTGGAATAAGTATGGATGCAGCTTCTGCTGCTGCAATTCTCCAGGCTGCCACAAGGGGCATTAAGAATCctagtttagaaaattttcctATGACATCATTAAATGGTATTGGTCGAGGCCCTAGCAGTGATGGTGGACACACCTCAAGCTTTGGGAGTCTCCGTTCATCTCAACACCGAAGTTCCATTTCAAAGCCAGATCAAAAGGGGGAGCCTAGTGTTTCTGTCCCTGTTGCCAAGGCTATTGCAGAGACAGCTGCTATTGCAGCTGCAAGTGAGGCTGACTCCTCTGAAGCATGCCTGACAAGAGAGCAGAAGCTGAAGGCTGAGAGATTGAAACGGGCAAAGATGTTTGCAGTCATGATAAAAAGTGGAGCTGCACCATTGAAAACGGAACCATTGCGTGGCTTATCAGCGGAACCATTAGGGTCTGGAATTTCTGGATCAGGTACTGaggttgaaaattttgtgggcaaagaaagagaaggcaGTTCAGTTCCAATCGATGTGGATGATAAGATTGAGAAGtctgaaaagaaaatttctgtTGATGAATATAATGAACGGCGATCTAAGAGGAGTTACCGTTCCAGAtctaaaagacatgaagaacaagaagaagggGAAGTTGAGGAAGACAAAGAAGAGGAAATAGAGGAGGAACAAGAAGGGGAAGATAAAAGGGCTCACAAGCACACTCGGAAAAAGCACCGGTCTCATCGGTCTTCACACCACAGTAGGGAAAGGCATAAGCACCGGAAAAGACATTCTTCTAAGGACAGAGATTCTCGACATCGGCGTAAGTATGATGACTCTTCTGATGATGAGCATCAGTACTCTCGACATCGGGATGAGCATGATACTCCCTCCAATAATGAGCATCGGCGTTCTCAACATCGTCAACATCGGGATGAGCGTGACTCTTCTGATGATGAGCATCAGCACTCTCGACATCGGGATGAGGATGATACTCTCTCCAATAATGAGCATCAGCGTTCCCAACATCGACGTAAACATGATAGTTCCTCTGATGATCAACATCAGCACTCTCGACGACGTAAGCATCATAGCTCTGATGATGAGCATGAACACCGAAGCAGATCTGTTAGGCATAGGAAATCTCAGTCTGACAAAGAAATGGACTTGGAAGAAGGAGAGATTGTTACAAAATCAGATCAATCAAAAGCTACTCAGGGTGATGTTGCTAGTCGGGAAGCTTCTGTTGAATTATCAAAATCATATCAAGATGGAGGGGCCCCATCTCAGCCCTCTGAAGCCACCGAGATTTCTGATGATCTTAGAGCTAAAATTCGAGCCATGTTAATGGCAACCTTGTAAGTAGCATCACACATTataattttcttgttttgtaaTGGTAAAAGTTTTAATCATTACCCTAATTTTAATGAGCCAAGAGTTCTTATATATTCTTGTTCCTTGTGAGTCATGGTTCTTAGTAAAATCTGTTGTGAATTTGAATATCTTGTGATGTTAGCTTTATTGTATactaattaatctaattaagtTGTTCGTGGTATCATCAAGTTAATGTTGGAAATCAATACCTTCACTTCCACTTAGCACATCTTTTAGTTTCTTTATAGAAGAATTTGCAAGGAATGCGCAtcattagagcatccacagtagtggatctataattttagctatttagcaccaataaaaaatttactttatctattttaccaacaCATATGTTGCggatttattttagctttcaacacaataaaataatataaatatcacaataaaatattataaccactacaataaaataatatatcgtAATACCAAAAAAATCCACAGTACCAACTACAACCACCTATACTatcagccacaaccaccaccaacaccaccagtccacagcaggaagaaaaaaaaaaaaaaaaaaaacccaaatctgcAATCTTTTTCCTCAGCCATAGCCAtaaccaccaccaaaaaaaaaaaaaaaaaaaaaaaccccaaagcTTGGATCGACGGAAAAACCCACAACGAGGAAGGTAGCGGCGGCTTCGACGATGAAACCCAGAGAAACTTAGAGCTTGGATCGACGATGAAACCCACGACAAGAAAGGCAGTGGCAACGTTGACGATGGTCGGGCCGACGGTGATAAACAGAGTGAGCTTGAGAGACcggagttgagagagtgagtttgagagagatgagcttcagagagagagagagagagagagagagagagagagagagagagagagagagaggcacggttaatattttaatcaatcggcaaaataaaatgatatatatttttttagctctcatgaacagtggagctaaaaaaaatagatttaccTCCACTGTTGGAGcatcattttaatatttgtggAGCTAAAATTTAGTATTATAGCATTATATCTCCACTGTTGCAAATGCTCTTAGAATACAAGGTAAAACATTATCACCTACTTTTTTTGCATTGCACTTGCATTCGAGAAGTGATTGAAAGCTTTGAAATTCCATATAGGCTTTCCTTGGAAGAACATGAGTTGGAACTGCCTAACCCACTGAGTGTTCTGTTAAGTATAGTTCTTCTGGGTGTTCTGTATTGCTGTTAAATCTTGGGTCTGATCTGGACCATTGAAATTCAACAATTGTTGTTTTTCAGACTTGGAGTCTGCCTGATACAATCCGTTGGTTTTTTATAAGACAGTTTTGTAAAGATTTGTGCCATAACAGTAAGGTTCAGACTGAATGTTGTGATTTTATGGTTAGGCCCAGGCTGAATTTGACCAATCGCTCTATGGAATGTCTTACCCTGGTGTAGACACCAGACACCCAAGGGA
This genomic window contains:
- the LOC126694550 gene encoding uncharacterized protein LOC126694550 isoform X1 gives rise to the protein MDLEVVGRHALLFDDDATAAFINTSDALVEWNSLSIDRYDVRHLLSSPPPPRKLRRHHRSEDPSLDSELDRERYLDLPSPSDEDQEQDLQDGTKPVVAGGYSAVAFSYGNTDEAIEQKNNDAESGFRPPFQVPESLLQNLPPTEKVHQIIARTAMFVSKHGGQSEIVLRVKQGDNPTFGFLMPDHHLHAYFRFLVDHQELLKPDSGDKSLVEKNNAGLDQAGSALSILGSVYGSGEDEDGATEEIPEYKRNDLEEAVNAGNVTVSHGSVQAVSSVNVAGKDVAIAKGSVMSLKEKAPIIKRNRSISTVMVGTRSGVRKEADALGSLCTAGDKSQASLLSTPKVEQPIVEPPSDLKRVVDKIVEFILKNGKQFEAVLVEQDQKHGRFPFLLSSNQYHPYYLKALEKAKELKLPGKGSDSMGHQVEKKTAVPKEGDTLSRGSADLDIPYSYDRKEKFKMFIGKSKKDGQDPPSKATEPQIGISMDAASAAAILQAATRGIKNPSLENFPMTSLNGIGRGPSSDGGHTSSFGSLRSSQHRSSISKPDQKGEPSVSVPVAKAIAETAAIAAASEADSSEACLTREQKLKAERLKRAKMFAVMIKSGAAPLKTEPLRGLSAEPLGSGISGSGTEVENFVGKEREGSSVPIDVDDKIEKSEKKISVDEYNERRSKRSYRSRSKRHEEQEEGEVEEDKEEEIEEEQEGEDKRAHKHTRKKHRSHRSSHHSRERHKHRKRHSSKDRDSRHRRKYDDSSDDEHQYSRHRDEHDTPSNNEHRRSQHRQHRDERDSSDDEHQHSRHRDEDDTLSNNEHQRSQHRRKHDSSSDDQHQHSRRRKHHSSDDEHEHRSRSVRHRKSQSDKEMDLEEGEIVTKSDQSKATQGDVASREASVELSKSYQDGGAPSQPSEATEISDDLRAKIRAMLMATL
- the LOC126694550 gene encoding uncharacterized protein LOC126694550 isoform X2; the protein is MKNSHIESETFYLFCLCFQPPTEKVHQIIARTAMFVSKHGGQSEIVLRVKQGDNPTFGFLMPDHHLHAYFRFLVDHQELLKPDSGDKSLVEKNNAGLDQAGSALSILGSVYGSGEDEDGATEEIPEYKRNDLEEAVNAGNVTVSHGSVQAVSSVNVAGKDVAIAKGSVMSLKEKAPIIKRNRSISTVMVGTRSGVRKEADALGSLCTAGDKSQASLLSTPKVEQPIVEPPSDLKRVVDKIVEFILKNGKQFEAVLVEQDQKHGRFPFLLSSNQYHPYYLKALEKAKELKLPGKGSDSMGHQVEKKTAVPKEGDTLSRGSADLDIPYSYDRKEKFKMFIGKSKKDGQDPPSKATEPQIGISMDAASAAAILQAATRGIKNPSLENFPMTSLNGIGRGPSSDGGHTSSFGSLRSSQHRSSISKPDQKGEPSVSVPVAKAIAETAAIAAASEADSSEACLTREQKLKAERLKRAKMFAVMIKSGAAPLKTEPLRGLSAEPLGSGISGSGTEVENFVGKEREGSSVPIDVDDKIEKSEKKISVDEYNERRSKRSYRSRSKRHEEQEEGEVEEDKEEEIEEEQEGEDKRAHKHTRKKHRSHRSSHHSRERHKHRKRHSSKDRDSRHRRKYDDSSDDEHQYSRHRDEHDTPSNNEHRRSQHRQHRDERDSSDDEHQHSRHRDEDDTLSNNEHQRSQHRRKHDSSSDDQHQHSRRRKHHSSDDEHEHRSRSVRHRKSQSDKEMDLEEGEIVTKSDQSKATQGDVASREASVELSKSYQDGGAPSQPSEATEISDDLRAKIRAMLMATL